A stretch of DNA from Candidatus Hydrogenedens sp.:
GTAACCACCCAACGGATTGACCGTATTATTAAAGCCACCGACAAATACGGTGTTCTTTTGGGTTGTATTTTTCAGAGTCGTTTTGCAGAAGGTTCGCGATTGGTTAAGCAGGCAATAGAGCAGAATCGTTTTGGTAAGTTGGTTTTGGGTGATGCCTATATTAAATGGTTTCGTTCTAAAGAATATTATGCCAGCGCCTCATGGAGAGGAACATGGAAATTGGATGGTGGAGGTGCCTTAATGAATCAAGGAATACATCAAATTGATTTGCTCCTCTGGTTTATGGGTCCCGTGAAGAGAGTATATGCTCAAACGCAATGTATTGCTCATGAAGGATTAGAAGTTGAAGATTTAGCCACAGCCACTCTCGAATTTCAGAATGGCGCGTATGGGGTAATAGAAGGAAGTACAGCTATTTGGCCTGGACATCCGGCGCGTGTAGAAGTCCATGGCTTTGAAGGTAGTGCTGTACTTGAAGATGGGAAACTTATTTTCTGGAAATTTAATAAGAGAAAGCCTATTGATACAAAGGTAGAGCAATCTATGGCTAAGGAGTCAGAATTGGGTTCAGGTGCCAGTGACCCGCTATCTGCCTTAAAAATTGAGGGACATCGTCGTCAGATTGAAGATTTTGCCCAAGCAATATTAAAAGGTCGCAAACCTGCTGTTGATGGTAGAGAAGGAAGAAATGCGGTTGAACTTATAGAAAAAATTTATAAATCTGCCCGTCTTGGCAAACCCATTAATTTATAGTTGACCCCGTCAAGTCTAATGGTTTTATTAAACGATGAAGAAAAAATTTCTGATATTTATAAGTGTATTTATTTTAGTCGGTATTTCCCGATGTATTTTTGCTTCGGATAATAGTAAAGATGTTTCTTTAACTCAAGAAGAATTATTGGTTCAGGTGGGTCCCGAAAAAATAACCAAATCCGATTACAATGCTTATATGCAGTATCGCCAAATCGAATTAAAAAAAAGAGGGCTTTTGTTTTCTCCTCAGGATGTTCAGAATTTTCAAAAGAAAGTTCTGGATGAAATTGTTGAACAAACCATGATTTTTCTGTTAGCTCTACGAGAGAATATAGTTTGTTCCGATGAAATGTTTAATAATATCTATAAAGAAGGTATATCTTTATTGGGAGGAGAAGAGGAATACCATCGCTGGTTAAAATCGTGTAATCTTACAGATGAATATATAAAAGAGCAAATCAAGAAAAAGAATATTGTTGAACAATATATTCAAAGTATTGAAAAAACGGTTTCTGTCACTGATAAAGAAGTAGAAGAAACATATCAAAATT
This window harbors:
- a CDS encoding Gfo/Idh/MocA family oxidoreductase, with protein sequence MKKVGFGIIGCGNIGPVHAAAINAISNAKLVAVSDVVEKNAMKLASQYNAEPYTDYKKMLERKDIQAVCICVPSGLRAEIAENCAMAGKHILSEKPLEVTTQRIDRIIKATDKYGVLLGCIFQSRFAEGSRLVKQAIEQNRFGKLVLGDAYIKWFRSKEYYASASWRGTWKLDGGGALMNQGIHQIDLLLWFMGPVKRVYAQTQCIAHEGLEVEDLATATLEFQNGAYGVIEGSTAIWPGHPARVEVHGFEGSAVLEDGKLIFWKFNKRKPIDTKVEQSMAKESELGSGASDPLSALKIEGHRRQIEDFAQAILKGRKPAVDGREGRNAVELIEKIYKSARLGKPINL
- a CDS encoding peptidylprolyl isomerase — its product is MKKKFLIFISVFILVGISRCIFASDNSKDVSLTQEELLVQVGPEKITKSDYNAYMQYRQIELKKRGLLFSPQDVQNFQKKVLDEIVEQTMIFLLALRENIVCSDEMFNNIYKEGISLLGGEEEYHRWLKSCNLTDEYIKEQIKKKNIVEQYIQSIEKTVSVTDKEVEETYQNYVKLGWAKRNTDTYDFANILIIDFIGDSEKEKQINAIYKRIQKGEDFFLLAQQFSEDSFSRKQGYCYYEMPLKQVLPEVKHYLVMCPVGSVSPPFRTRNGWNILKILSKNTPGTIPFQKMKQGIYHELINKKVREILKQELEKLQKEINITYYSNYK